The following is a genomic window from uncultured Flavobacterium sp..
TGTATTGCCATGTTCAACCCTGACAATTTACAATGCTGTATCTCCAAATGGAGACAATAAAAATGATTATTTCAAAATTGGTGGTTTATCAGAGTGTTCAGCAGATAATACGGTAGAAATCTATAATCGCTGGGGAGTAAAAGTTTTTGAAACCGATAATTATGATTCTAATGGAAATGTTTTTAGAGGATTTTCTGAAGGCCGTGTGACGGTTTCAAAAGATAAAATGCTGCCTACAGGAACTTATTTTTACATTTTAAATTTCAGGTATTCAGGTCCTAATACGCAAACAATAAAAAAATCAGGGTATCTGTATTTAACCCGAGATTAATCTCCTGAAGAAATAAAATTTCAACAAATAATTATAAAACGCCAAAGTACGCAGGATGTATCCTTAAAAGTATCTGAACGGATCGTTGTAAATTATTAAAAATAAAAAAATGAGAATAAAACTTTTAACATTGGCTGTTCTATTTACTGGGTTTCTGTGTTCGGCGCAACAAGATTCTCAGTTTACCCAATATATGTACAATACGATAAATATCAATCCGGCTTATGCAGGATCGAGAGGTGCTTTGAGTGTTTTTGGTTTATACAGAACACAATGGGTTGGACTTGAAGGAGCGCCGGAAACCAGCAGTTTTTCGGTTAATACACCAATAAATAACAGCAATTTAGGTGTAGGAGTTTCATTAGTGAACGATAAAATCGGTCCGATAAATGAAAATAATTTATCGGCAGATCTTTCTTATACGATACAAACTTCTGCAAATTTTAAACTTTCATTTGGTATTAAAGGAACAGCAAATTTATTCAATTTAGATATCAATAAATTAAATCCCGAAGACCAGGGAGATCCTCAGTTTCAGGATTTAAATAATAAATTTTCTCCAAATATAGGAGCTGGGGTATACTGGCATTCTGATAAAGCTTATATCGGATTATCTATTCCAAATTTCATTGAAACCAATCGCTATGATGATAACGATATAGCGATTTATAAGGATAAAATTAATTATTACTTAATTGCAGGCTATGTATTCGATTTAGACCATTACCAATACATTAAGTTTAAACCCGCTTTACTTGCCAAAATGGTCGAAGGAGCGCCATTGCAGGTAGATGCTTCCGCTAATTTTATGTTCAACGATAAATTTGTTGTTGGAGTTTCCTACCGTTGGAGTGCCGCATTAAGTGCGACAGTTGGTTTTCAGGTCACAGATGGTCTTTATATAGGATATGGTTATGACCATGAAACTACAAACTTAAGTCATTATAATTCAGGATCATATGAGATTTTCCTTCGTTATGAATTCTTTAAAAACAATGGCAAAATTACAACTCCACGTTTCTTCTAAAATAAGGATTATGAAAAATTATATATTGCTTTGCATAACGATAGTAAGTATTTCATTAAACAGTTATTCGCAGAACAAAACGGCTTCTGCAGATAAAAAATACGATGATTATGCTTATATCGACGCCATAAAAACCTACGAACGTATTGCTGAGAAAGGATATAAATCTGCAGACATGTTTAAGAAACTGGCAAATTCTTTTTATTTCAATTCTGAGTTTGACAAAGCAGCTAAGTGGTACGGCGAGTTATTTGCCATGAACAGCGAAGTTGAACCGGAATATTACTATCGATATGCGCAATCACTAAAGTCATCCGGCGATTTAGTAAAGGCAAATCAGATTTTGGATTTATTTAATCAGAAAACAAAAAATGATTCCAGAGGAAAACTTTATCAAGCTAATAAAGATTATCTGGCAGAAATTAAAGCAAATTCAGGACGTTATAAAATTGAAGATGCAGGAATAAACAGTAAATATTCTGATTATGGAACAGCATTTTATCTCAATAAAATAGTCTTTACTTCAGCGAGAGATACAGGTAATTTTGGACAACGCAAGCACAAGTGGACAGGTGAGCATTTTACAAATCTTTATCAATCTGATATCGATGAGAATTTTAATCCAAATGCAGTTCAAAAAATCAAATCAAAAATCAATTCTAAATTTAACGAGTCTACACCCGTATTCACAAAAGATGGGAAAACCGTTTATTTTACAAGAAACAATTACATTGATGG
Proteins encoded in this region:
- a CDS encoding type IX secretion system membrane protein PorP/SprF yields the protein MRIKLLTLAVLFTGFLCSAQQDSQFTQYMYNTININPAYAGSRGALSVFGLYRTQWVGLEGAPETSSFSVNTPINNSNLGVGVSLVNDKIGPINENNLSADLSYTIQTSANFKLSFGIKGTANLFNLDINKLNPEDQGDPQFQDLNNKFSPNIGAGVYWHSDKAYIGLSIPNFIETNRYDDNDIAIYKDKINYYLIAGYVFDLDHYQYIKFKPALLAKMVEGAPLQVDASANFMFNDKFVVGVSYRWSAALSATVGFQVTDGLYIGYGYDHETTNLSHYNSGSYEIFLRYEFFKNNGKITTPRFF